The following are encoded in a window of Penicillium oxalicum strain HP7-1 chromosome II, whole genome shotgun sequence genomic DNA:
- a CDS encoding putative secreted protein: MKTFIASLALPLLAAAAPTSQAPAANPSFGVVAIRSGSGIQYASLNAAGQKFYLGGTTTSYCPSETVQNCPPGDQTIIAPGGNALDVEVPGGQQIYVDPTGAVSFTQAHSAAMPQGSIVGEFAYETEGDAAHWTFKGDGLLACPTTDNRYQVFAPIENLKVPSGNKDDCLGFSARAFTYSGSTPAWQYI; the protein is encoded by the coding sequence ATGAAGACCTTCATTGCTTCCCTCGCCCTCCCTCTGCTGGCCGCCGCTGCGCCCACCAGCCAGGCCCCGGCCGCCAACCCATCCTTTGGCGTGGTCGCCATCCGCTCCGGCTCCGGCATCCAGTATGCCTCCTTGAACGCTGCCGGCCAGAAGTTCTACCTCGGTggcaccaccacctcctaCTGCCCCAGTGAGACTGTCCAGAACTGCCCTCCCGGCGACCAGACCATCATCGCTCCCGGTGGCAACGCCCTGGACGTCGAAGTCCCCGGCGGCCAGCAGATCTACGTCGATCCCACTGGTGCCGTGAGCTTCACCCAGGCCCACTCCGCCGCCATGCCCCAGGGCTCCATCGTCGGTGAATTCGCCTACGAGACCGAGGGCGATGCCGCTCACTGGACCTTCAAGGGTGACGGTCTCCTGGCCTGCCCGACCACCGACAACCGCTACCAGGTCTTTGCCCCCATTGAGAACCTGAAGGTTCCCTCGGGCAACAAGGACGACTGCCTGGGCTTCTCGGCCCGTGCTTTCACTTACTCCGGTAGCACCCCTGCCTGGCAGTACATCTAA
- a CDS encoding Velvet complex subunit B codes for MYAIEQERAHPVPPPPPPLSMDRMPGPPAAYPTPGTGPMRSTDHLAPVSTCHEGRIWSLQVVQQPIRARMCGFGDKDRRPITPPPCIRLIVRDEHTEKEIDINEIDTSFYVLTVDLWNADGTNEVNLVKHSATSPSISTAMSSSYPPPPQNMSPTYPAYGQNAYGQPVGYPPMNNYYGQQQMYQNPYGQTVGYPPYGYPQGGQMPAAMSPVPPMSGGQGGMFTRNLIGSLSASAFRLTDPDNKIGVWFILQDLSVRTEGTFRLKMSFVNVGTQSPESANGAPVINHGSAPILASVFSEPFQVFSAKKFPGVIESTQLSKCFALQGIKIPIRKDGVKGPRGRGGDGDDDDGDDF; via the exons ATGTATGCTATCGAGCAAGAAAGGGCTCATCCGGTGCCcccgccaccgccgccgctcTCCATGGACCGGATGCCTGGTCCTCCGGCCGCGTACCCAACGCCAGGGACAGGTCCCATGCGATCGACCGACCATCTCGCGCCCGTTTCGACGTGCCACGAAGGTCGGATCTGGTCCCTCCAGGTCGTTCAACAACCTATCCGGGCGCGCATGTGTGGCTTTGGTGACAAA GACCGAAGACCTATCACCCCGCCACCTTGTATCCGATTGATCGTGCGAGACGAACAcacagagaaggagattgataTCAA CGAAATCGACACATCTTTCTACGTCCTGACGGTGGACCTATGGAACGCCGACGGTACGAATGAAGTGAACCTTGTGAAGCACTCAGCCACCTCCCCTTCTATCTCCACGGCCATGTCCTCCTCGTATCCGCCGCCCCCTCAGAACATGTCGCCAACCTACCCCGCCTATGGCCAGAATGCCTATGGGCAGCCCGTGGGGTACCCGCCGATGAACAACTATTATGGCCAACAGCAGATGTATCAGAATCCCTACGGGCAGACGGTGGGGTACCCACCCTATGGCTATCCGCAAGGAGGCCAGATGCCCGCGGCCATGTCTCCGGTGCCTCCCATGTCCGGCGGTCAGGGGGGCATGTTCACCCGGAATTTGATTGGCAGTCTGAGCGCCAGCGCTTTCCGGTTGACCGACCCCGACAACAAGATCGGCGTTTGGTTCATTCTCCAGGATTTGAGTGTGCGAACAGAAGGCACTTTTCG CCTGAAAATGAGTTTCGTCAACGTCGGCACACAATCCCCCGAGAGCGCCAACGGTGCGCCAGTGATCAACCATGGGTCTGCCCCCATTTTGGCCTCCGTCTTCAGTGAACCGTTCCAGGTCTTCTCCGCCAAGAAGTTCCCCGGTGTCATTGAAAGCACTCAATTGAGCAAATGTTTTGCCCTGCAAGGCATCAAAATTCCTATCCGCAAGGATGGAGTCAAGGGCCCCCGTGGCcggggtggagatggagatgacgacgatggtGACGATTTCTAA
- a CDS encoding Cutinase transcription factor 1 alpha, which produces MSTTTESRTELPAPEQASPAPSATGSTGTSGITVRNGPGGQPLSFRRPEDSNQAKPEEEGDGGGWSGGAGQEKRPSSGFSAPRSGRNVSAESDNVRPARARPFSLSQDNQVPRAHQDPVFGQIVRCDAASLGVPCTNCVAFSIECKIPTPKRKKNSTKAREESRYGDSPPPNNTASSLVDAAVPPYRPDQPEDPHHPDTDSKPRDSSSEDREDGSFGWRKERMATSGMPITSLTESEAAQQASTDNAYAQFMKPKFARAPIKEAGRVAYLGESSNLSLLVQDRHGTTDVVHYPLPPNIRGSRARLTDLDNLEIDILHQRGAFLLPPKPLCDELVDAYFKWVAPIVPIINRSRFLRQYRDPKNPPSLLLLQAILLAGSRVCTNPQLMDANGSTTPAAMTFYKRAKALYDANYEDDRVTIVQALVLLGWYWEGPEDVTKNVFYWTRVAMVVAQGSGMHRSVETSQLNKPDKRLWKRIWWTLFTRDRSVAVALGRPIGINTDDSDVEMLTEDDFIEDELDAPADYAPDPVHVQFFLQYVKLCEIMGLVLSQQYSVASKSRRMNAMDLTHSDMALADWLQNCPKEVCWQRSRHHFWAALLHSNYYTTLCLLHRAHMPPASSAPNSYRVEEMAYPSRTIAFQAAGMMTSITEALQAHNEIRYTPAFIVYSLFSALIMHVYQMRSSVPSIVATCQERINVCMSALKEVSKVWLVAKMVNTLFESILGNKVLEERLQKAAGKRHQRRPHEPTAAAAAAAAAPAKAPKPIPPKRKFDDMDLGLPNGGPTPPVSYERSRPQTPAVTPSREINQPPLSQMSPHHRGPQDPIVGPANSRGNTRPTTPFNAQFSLPATPPDFFLVTRNSPNLSPSLWENFQPDQLFPDGTAIFPELASPPPPPSVDPSVQVPSHMPNNPSMGQRSMMGNAPAAVPSRNMSVSQGSPQMMSGMPGAMGMGPGGSQQMFSMDGQPWPMQNLDGTMNGRTMDATSQDDNWSTSSRSGPTAPTTLNVEDWFQFFGINGGFADLAA; this is translated from the exons ATGAGTACCACGACCGAATCTCGCACGGAACTACCTGCGCCCGAGCAGGCCAGTCCAGCGCCGAGCGCAACAGGTTCGACAGGGACGTCCGGAATCACAGTGCGCAATGGTCCCGGAGGTCAACCGCTCAGCTTCAGAAG GCCAGAAGACTCCAATCAAGCAAAgccagaggaagagggagacggGGGAGGATGGTCGGGCGGTGCAGGACAAGAGAAGAGGCCATCGTCAGGGTTTTCAGCTCCTCGTTCTGGCAGAAACGTGTCCGCCGAATCAG ACAACGTGCGTCCCGCGCGTGCGAG GCCGTTCAGCTTATCCCAAGATAACCAGGTCCCGCGAGCGCATCAGGACCCCGTTTTTGGTCAAATC GTTCGCTGTGATGCTGCCAGTCTCGGAGTCCCATGCACCAACTGCGTCGCCTTCTCCATCGAGTGCAAAATCCCAACCCCGAAACGAAAAAAGAACTCGACAAAGGCCCGAGAGGAGAGTCGCTATGGCGATAGTCCACCCCCCAACAACACTGCCTCCTCGCTGGTCGACGCGGCGGTGCCACCCTACCGACCGGATCAGCCCGAAGATCCTCACCATCCGGACACCGATTCAAAGCCCCGCGATTCGAGCTCGGAAGATAGGGAGGATGGGTCATTTGGATGGCGCAAAGAACGTATGGCTACTTCCGGCATGCCGATCACCTCGCTCACCGAGTCCGAAGCCGCTCAGCAAGCTTCCACAGATAATGCCTACGCCCAATTCATGAAACCCAAGTTTGCTCGCGCTCCAATCAAGGAAGCCGGTCGCGTGGCCTACTTGGGTGAATCGTCAAATCTCTCCCTCCTGGTACAAGACCGACACGGAACCACCGATGTTGTGCACTATCCTCTGCCGCCCAACATCCGTGGGTCGCGGGCGCGCCTGACCGACCTAGACAATCTCGAGATTGACATTCTCCACCAACGAGGCGccttcctccttcccccaAAACCTCTCTGCGATGAGTTGGTCGACGCTTACTTCAAATGGGTGGCTCCCATCGTGCCCATCATCAATCGCAGCCGCTTCTTGCGCCAATACCGGGATCCGAAGAATCCACCCTCGCTTCTCTTGCTGCAGGCCATTCTGCTGGCGGGCTCTCGTGTCTGCACCAATCCACAGCTGATGGATGCCAATGGGTCCACTACCCCCGCGGCTATGACCTTTTATAAACGGGCCAAGGCCCTATACGATGCCAACTACGAAGACGACCGGGTAACGATCGTGCAGGCCCTGGTTCTCTTAGGTTGGTACTGGGAAGGACCAGAAGATGTGACCAAGAATGTCTTCTACTGGACACGGGTGGCGATGGTCGTCGCTCAAGGCTCGGGCATGCATCGCAGTGTCGAAACTTCGCAGCTGAACAAACCTGACAAGCGTTTGTGGAAGCGCATCTGGTGGACCCTCTTCACTCGAGACCGCTCGGTGGCCGTTGCTCTCGGCCGTCCGATCGGCATCAACACCGATGATTCCGACGTGGAAATGCTGACCGAGGACGATTTcatcgaggatgagctggacGCTCCGGCGGACTACGCCCCTGATCCGGTGCATGTGCAGTTCTTCCTGCAATACGTGAAACTCTGCGAGATCATGGGACTGGTCCTGTCTCAGCAATACTCTGTTGCGTCCAAATCACGGCGCATGAATGCGATGGATCTCACTCATTCCGATATGGCCTTGGCCGATTGGCTGCAGAACTGTCCCAAGGAAGTTTGCTGGCAACGATCCCGCCATCACTTTTGGGCAGCGCTACTCCATTCCAACTACTA TACCACTCTGTGTCTGCTACATCGAGCTCACATGCCTCCTGCCTCTTCAGCACCCAACAGCTACCGTGTCGAAGAGATGGCATATCCCTCGCGAACCATTGCTTTCCAAGCAGCCGGGATGATGACCTCTATCACCGAGGCCCTTCAGGCGCACAACGAAATACGCTACACCCCAGCTTTCAT TGTTTACAGCTTGTTCTCGGCCCTCATTATGCATGTCTACCAAATGCGATCCTCGGTCCCGTCCATTGTGGCTACTTGCCAAGAGCGGATCAACGTATGCATGTCGGCTCTCAAGGAAGTGTCCAAGGTCTGGCTGGTGGCCAAAATGGTCAatactctttttgaatcCATTTTGGGCAACAAAGTTTTGGAGGAGAGATTGCAAAAGGCCGCAGGAAAACGGCACCAACGCCGGCCTCACGAGCCaaccgccgccgctgccgccgccgcggctgCTCCGGCAAAGGCTCCCAAGCCAATTCCTCCCAAGAGGAAGTTTGACGACATGGATTTGGGACTTCCTAACGGGGGTCCCACCCCGCCCGTCTCCTACGAGCGATCCCGTCCGCAAACCCCAGCTGTGACGCCCTCGCGTGAGATCAACCAGCCCCCGCTGAGTCAGATGTCACCACACCATCGCGGGCCCCAGGATCCTATCGTGGGTCCCGCGAACTCGCGTGGGAACACTCGCCCAACCACTCCTTTCAATGCGCAATTCTCCCTACCGGCCACGCCGCCGGATTTCTTCCTCGTTACGCGCAACTCGCCCAATCTATCGCCATCTCTGTGGGAGAATTTCCAACCTGACCAGTTGTTCCCCGACGGCACCGCGATCTTCCCGGAGCTGGCCTCCCCACCGCCGCCTCCGTCCGTTGATCCTTCGGTACAGGTGCCCTCACATATGCCCAACAACCCCAGCATGGGTCAGCGGTCGATGATGGGAAATGCCCCAGCAGCCGTCCCCAGCCGCAACATGTCAGTCTCCCAGGGTAGTCCTCAGATGATGTCCGGCATGCCGGGAGCGATGGGCATGGGACCCGGAGGCTCGCAGCAGATGTTTAGCATGGATGGTCAACCGTGGCCCATGCAGAATCTCGATGGGACGATGAATGGCAGAACGATGGATGCTACCAGCCAGGATGACAACTGGAGCACCAGCTCGCGCAGTGGACCAACCGCACCCACAACGCTGAATGTAGAAGACTG GTTCCAATTTTTCGGTATCAATGGGGGCTTTGCTGATCTTGCGGCTTAA
- a CDS encoding 4-nitrophenylphosphatase: MTEAPAMSSVTPRYLTGDKAGLREFLDKFDVFLFDCDGVLWSGDHVFPGTVDTLELLRKNGKQVVFVTNNSTKSRADYLKKLESLGIPSNVEEIFSSSYSSSIYISRILQLPENKRKVYVIGESGIEQELRSENVPFIGGTDAAYRRDIQPEDYKRIAAGDTSLLDPEVGVVLVGLDFHLNYFKLALAYHYVKRGAVFLATNVDSTLPNSGTLFPGAGSMSAPLIMMLGRDPVALGKPSQAMMDAIEGKFKFDRSRACMVGDRVNTDIRFGIEGKLGGTLGVLTGVSSKEEFVSGSIRPLAYLDKLSDLLGVEQ, encoded by the exons ATGACTGAGGCGCCCGCCATGTCCTCCGTGACCCCGCGCTACCTGACCGGAGACAAAGCCGGCCTGCGCGAGTTTTTGGACAAATTTGAT GTCTTTCTGTTCGATTGCGACG GCGTACTCTGGTCTGGAGATCATGTCTTTCCAGGAACAGTTGATACATTGGAATTGCTGCGAAAGAATG GGAAACAAGTCGTCTTTGTCACGAATAACAGCACCAAATCGCGCGCCGATTATTTGAAGAAACTGGAGAGTCTCGGGATTCCCAGCAATGTG GAAGAAATCTTCTCGTCGTCATATAGCTCATCAATCTACATCTCGCGGATCCTCCAACTACCGGAGAACAAGCGCAAGGTCTACGTGATTGGAGAATCCGGTATCGAGCAAGAGTTGCGCTCTGAAAATGTCCCCTTCATCGGCGGGACGGACGCGGCTTATCGCCGCGACATCCAGCCTGAAGACTACAAGCGCATCGCCGCAGGGGACACTTCCCTTCTTGACCCCGAAGTGGGAGTTGTTCTGGTTGGGCTCGACTTCCATCTGAACTACTTCAAGCTCGCTCTTGCGTATCACTACGTGAAACGGGGTGCCGTCTTCCTCGCCACCAATGTCGATTCGACCCTTCCCAACTCCGGCACGCTCTTTCCGGGAGCTGGGTCGATGAGCGCTCCGCTGATCATGATGCTGGGGAGGGATCCCGTGGCCCTGGGGAAACCCAGTCAGGCCATGATGGACGCGATCGAGGGTAAATTCAAGTTTGACCGCAGCCGGGCATGCATGGTGGGTGATCGAGTCAACACGGATATTCGATTCGGTATTGAGGGAAAATTGGGCGGAACCTTGGGTGTCTTGACGGGCGTGAGTTCAAAAGAAGAATTTGTCTCGGGATCCATTCGACCGCTGGCCTATTTGGATAAGCTGTCGGACTTGCTCGGCGTGGAGCAGTGA
- a CDS encoding Coiled-coil domain-containing protein 25, translating into MVYYFTSNVVSPSAFIYVGKDKFENEDLIKFGLDHDVCAHVYLRMREGETWDQIPEPLLEDCAQLTKANSIEGNKKDNVTIIYTPWSNLQKDGSMATGQVSFHNPKLVKKVLVRVRENPIVNRLNKTRVEKFPDLRAEKEEFLKKKRRDERKTREQQQIKEKQEKREREQLKWQKDHAYDDMFSAENIEASSNQDRDPDFLDDFM; encoded by the exons ATGGTCTACTATTTCACATCCAACGTGGTCTCTCCCTCCGCGTTTATCTACGTCGGCAAGGATAAGTTCGAAA ATGAGGATCTGATTAAATTCGGCTTGGACCACGATGTCTG CGCCCACGTCTACTTGCGCATGCGCGAAGGCGAAACCTGGGACCAGATCCCCGAGCCCCTGCTCGAAGACTGCGCGCAACTGACAAAAGCGAATTCTATCGAGG GGAACAAAAAGGATAACGTGACCATCATTTATACGCCCTGGTCGAATCTGCAGAAAGATGGCTCGATGGCGACCGGACAGGTCTCGTTCCACAATCCCAAATTGGTGAAGAAAGTCCTGGTTCGGGTGCGCGAGAACCCCATCGTCAACCGTCTGAACAAGACTCGCGTGGAGAAATTCCCCGATCTGCGcgccgagaaggaggagttTCTGAAGAAGAAACGCCGCGATGAGCGTAAGACTCgcgagcagcagcagatcaaggagaagcaggaAAAGCGAGAGCGGGAACAGCTTAAATGGCAAAAGGACCATGCGTACGATGATATGTTCTCCGCGGAGAACATCGAGGCTAGCAGTAATCAAGATCGGGACCCGGATTTCTTGGACGATTTCATGTAA
- a CDS encoding Tyrosinase-like protein orsC: MDLFLCGLLSSCLLVQTWGMPTQARYDDPLLSSLPDRTENSAYQLHRLSQSALDQTLGGLEGRLLGEVYQPSCTLEILRVRRDWRALTPGERRAYIDAILCLQRLPPQTPAALAAGAKTRYDDFVATHINQTWHIHRTVARLMSVLLADELIRFHKGTFLAWHRYFIYTFEEALKNECGYNEDLPYWNWGADVDSMELSPLFDGSDTSLSGNGAFIPNQPNLEIPLGETSVPPLILPPGTGGGCVTSGPFVNYTVAMGPSFLYVPGAGVTRTSNPLDYNPRCMKRDLTTSILRDNNNYTTIVQLIQNSPDIWAFETTAQGAPGSGRLGVHGGGHLAMGGDPGRDADANPGDPGFWNHHAMIDRLWWIWQSLDLKNREFAIRGTGTFLNDPVSPNTTLDTHVNVGYVKRGSIAMREIMSTTAGPFCYVYL, encoded by the exons ATGGACCTCTTTTTGTGCGGTTTGTTATCATCGTGTCTGTTGGTGCAGACGTGGGGAATGCCCACGCAGGCGAGATATGATGATCCTCTGCTGTCGTCTCTCCCAGACAGGACCGAGAATTCGGCGTATCAACTACATCGGCTGAGTCAATCGGCACTTGATCAGACACTCGGTGGCCTGGAGGGTCGCTTGCTCGGCGAGGTCTACCAACCAAGCTGCACCTTGGAAATTTTGCGAGTGCGTCGGGATTGGCGAGCCCTTACGCCGGGCGAAAGAAGAGCTTACATCGACGCGATCCTGTGTCTACAGAGATTGCCACCGCAGACACCAGCGGCATTGGCCGCGGGGGCCAAGACACGGTATGATGACTTTGTGGCTACGCACATTAATCAAACCTGGCATATTCATCGAACG GTGGCTCGGTTGATGTCCGTCTTGCTTGCCGACGAGCTGATTAGATTCCACAAGGGGACGTTTCTGGCGTGGCATCGATACTTCATCTATACCTTTGAAGAGGCTTTGAAGAATGAATGTGGTTATAATGAAGATCTTCC aTACTGGAACTGGGGCGCCGATGTCGACTCGATGGAATTGTCGCCTCTTTTCGACGGAAGTGACACCTCCCTCTCTGGCAACGGTGCTTTCATCCCGAATCAACCCAATCTTGAAATTCCGCTCGGCGAGACCAGCGTGCCTCCTCTGATTCTTCCCCCGGGCACCGGAGGTGGATGCGTCACCAGCGGTCCTTTTGTCAACTACACCGTCGCCATGGGTCCCTCGTTTCTCTACGTGCCGGGGGCCGGTGTGACTCGCACGTCGAATCCCCTCGACTACAACCCACGTTGCATGAAACGGGATCTAACCACCTCGATCCTTCGCGACAACAACAACTACACCACCATCGTCCAGCTCATCCAAAACAGTCCCGACATCTGGGCCTTTGAGACGACCGCCCAGGGGGCACCGGGTAGTGGTCGTCTTGGGGTCCACGGAGGCGGTCATCTCGCGATGGGGGGCGATCCCGGCCGTGATGCCGACGCCAACCCGGGGGACCCTGGGTTTTGGAATCACCACGCCATGATCGATCGGCTCTGGTGGATCTGGCAATCTCTCGATCTGAAGAATCGGGAATTTGCCATTCGAGGGACGGGCACCTTTTTGAATGACCCCGTCTCTCCCAATACCACGCTCGACACCCACGTGAATGTGGGCTACGTGAAGCGAGGGTCGATTGCGATGCGAGAGATTATGAGCACGACTGCCGGGCCCTTTTGTTATGTGTATCTGTGA
- a CDS encoding Ribosome assembly protein 4, giving the protein MATLLPPPSKRQKLAQAEKAREQQEIDSIPTDLGSVRVQFYDQATGNATGPAVSVPVADANIKNLETLLNTLQGNDDDDRVPYRFTYQSDKKDGQTIDILADLYHSLLQPGIKTTEDTVPLFFTPQAVFRVKAVSRCAASIAGHGEAILATQFSPINSSTMVSGSGDSTARIWDCDTGTPLHTLKGHTSWVLAVAYSPNGAMIATGSMDNSVRFWDAKKGEALGAPVKGHSKWITSLAWEPYHLQESGRPRLASASKDSTVRIWDVVSKRIEHVLTGHKGSVTCVRWGGTGQIYTASHDKTIKIWNPKDGTLIQTLAAHAHRVNHLALSTDFALRTAYHDHTGKVPVTESERVAAARKRFEEAATVNNKIVERLVSASDDFTMYLWDPAASNKPVARMLGHQKEVNHVTFSPDMAYIASAGFDNHVKLWNGRDGKFITTFRGHVGAVYQCCFSADSRMLVSSSKDTTLKVWDVRTGKLATDLPGHKDEVFAVDWSPDGQKVGSGGKDKAIRIWRN; this is encoded by the exons atggccactcttcttcctccacctaGCAAGCGCCAAAAGCTTGCCCAGGCCGAAAAGGCCCGGGAGCAGCAAGAGATTGACAGTATCCCTACCGACTTGGGCAGTGTTCGCGTTCAATTCTATGATCAAGCCACGGGGAATGCTACGGGACCCGCGGTCTCGGTCCCTGTTGCAGATGCAAATATCAAAAACCTCGAGACATTGTTGAACACTTTACAAGGCAAT gatgacgacgatcgAGTACCATATCGGTTCACATATCAATCCGATAAGAAAGATGGACAAACAATTGACATCCTAGCGGACTTGTATCATTCGCTTCTTCAACCTGGGATCAAAACCACCGAGGACACTgtccctctctttttcactCCACAAGCTGTCTTCCGTGTGAAAGCCGTCTCTCGATGCGCTGCATCCATCGCTGGCCACGGCGAAGCCATCCTTGCAACGCAGTTCTCGCCCATCAATTCGTCCACAATGGTATCGGGCAGCGGGGACTCCACCGCTCGAATCTGGGATTGCGACACAGGTACCCCACTCCACACCCTTAAAGGGCACACCAGCTGGGTACTGGCGGTGGCATACTCGCCCAACGGCGCTATGATCGCGACGGGTAGCATGGACAATTCGGTGCGCTTCTGGGATGCCAAGAAGGGCGAGGCGCTGGGTGCGCCAGTGAAGGGTCATTCCAAGTGGATCACCAGCCTGGCCTGGGAACCCTATCATCTGCAGGAATCTGGACGCCCTCGTCTCGCCTCGGCCTCCAAGGACTCGACCGTTCGGATTTGGGACGTCGTCTCGAAGCGCATCGAGCACGTTCTCACTGGACACAAGGGCTCGGTCACCTGCGTCCGATGGGGTGGCACCGGTCAGATCTACACTGCCTCGCAtgacaagaccatcaagaTTTGGAACCCTAAGGATGGCACTCTGATCCAAACGCTGGCAGCACATGCGCACCGCGTGAATCATCTGGCCTTGTCCACCGACTTCGCTCTACGCACTGCTTACCATGACCATACCGGCAAGGTGCCCGTGACGGAGTCGGAGAGGGTAGCCGCTGCCCGCAAGCGATTTGAAGAAGCGGCCACGGTGAACAACAAGATTGTGGAACGATTGGTGTCCGCCAGTGACGATTTCACCATGTATTTATGGGATCCAGCCGCATCCAACAAGCCCGTGGCGCGAATGCTCGGTCATCAGAAGGAGGTCAACCATGTCACTTTTTCGCCCGATATGGCCTACATTGCATCCGCCGGATTTGATAATCACGTGAAGTTGTGGAACGGTCGCGATGGGAA ATTCATTACCACTTTCCGTGGTCACGTTGGTGCTGTTTATCAGTGTTGTTTCTCGGCCGACTCCCGAATGCTCGTCTCCTCGTCTAAAGATACCACCTTGAAGGTCTGGGATGTGCGCACAGGCAAGCTCGCCACCGATTTGCCCGGGCACAAAGACGAGGTCTTTGCAGTGGATTGGAGTCCCGATGGACAAAAGGTTGGAAGTGGAGGCAAGGACAAGGCAATTCGAATCTGGCGAAACTAG